From Aspergillus luchuensis IFO 4308 DNA, chromosome 2, nearly complete sequence:
CATGCTGGTTTTCGAAGAACTCCAGTTGTAGTAATATCTTCGTCCAGTCCTCGCTTGCCGAGATCGTACTGCAGCACCCCAGGATACCCGGCAACTGGAGTGCTGACCACCACATCTCCTAAGCGAATATCATTGGTTCTGCTTGGCACACCACCTCCGATACCCACCAGCAAAGCGAACTGTATGGCGGGAAAGGCACGTTTCATCATGTTTGCGGCAAGGGCTGCCTGAGCGACTCCATAGCCACCGGAGGGCAAGACGGCCAACACAACGTTATGTCCACCAATCTGACCAAACTCATATTGGTTATCGTCGAATTCAAGGTCAGATGGTCTGCCATGTCCCGTGTCTAACATGGCTTTTGCTGCTGTGAGCTCGAGCGCTAAGGCGCAGACCCAGCCCACTCGATAGTCGGCGCACCGTAGTGATTGTTGAGGGCCGTGTGCGCGCATAGCTGTTTCATGAGAAATCCAGATGAGACAGAAGAATATGAGAGGCAACTTATTGGAAAGGAAGTTGAGGGTTTGTCTCTTTCTTGCGAGGGGAGTTTCCGACTTTTGTAGTATGTTTGTCGGTCTGCTCAGTGTTGGGCCGCAAAGCAATTCCATCCCCTTATCAGCAGTTTTTGCCAGCTAGTTGAGAGTGTAACTCAGCTTTACAAGTGTTCGGGCAGCTATACGTTCACAAACATGTGTCCAAGTCTGTTGTCAACTCTCGGAATCTCACGGAAAACAATCTATGGCTTCCATGGCGTTCAGAATGTATACATGAAACAGTTAGAGCGATGGCGCCTGAAGTAACGGGTTTGAGATTTTCTTGAAAGGTTGTGTGGTGGTCTTGAAAGATATCGCAGAAGGTTGAGCATGCACTAAAGTAATTTCAGGAATGCTTTTTACTTTTTGTGGTATTTTGCTTtcatctatatttaaatcatTGTTATGATTTATGTTTGgttcctctcctcatcccctgCTGCTTACACTTGAGCCTGTATGATACTACATTGCTGATCTACAGGCCGTCGACGTATATTGATGAGCCAAATCATAACTGCATTGGACCTCTATGAATAAAAACGGATTGAAAGCACTAAAGTTGTCACAGAAACGGTTGCAAAGCATGTATAAAGCGAGTATATTCGGAGAAAACCACCAACTCAACCACTTCAATCACTTGATCATACTTCCAAGGAACCATAACTGCGCTGGGGCTGTCCAGATAGACCACTGTAGTTAGGTTAATCAAAAACGCTTCACAATATGTGTAGGACTGGAAAAGGCTTACCTCACACCTCCTGGGCCTGACGTGAGCCCAACAAAATGTTTAGGGCGTTTTGTCCAACTCTGAGGCTAAGGCCCGGCCGAAACTCTCAAACATATCTATAGCCATAGTCTGTGCTAGGTATGACACCATATACTTCTTGTATTTGTCGTTCGACCTGTGGAAAGCTTGTAGCTTCTCGATAGTACAGTGCCTGATCAGATGACTTTGCAATAGCTTTCGGAGAGAGTCATTCTTGGCCGCAATTTGGACCTCTGCCAGAGCGTCTTCAACAATTGCTTCTTCGGGCCCTTTTGGCATAATGTAcgtggagatgaaggggaaGTTGTACTAGTTGAAAGATAGAATATGACTGTTGGAAGGTTTTCTGAGCAATTGTTAACTTGTCGGTGCTTGGACGGAAAATAAGTGAAGGTAGAATTGACCAGAATTATATATCCTTCACCAACATATATGTTTATCCGAGGACTAGGATATTCGAAAGGTAGATATTGCTGGAATGGTCTCATCGTTGAGCGATGTAGCCCAGAGAAGCACGAGCGCCTAACAAGCAGACAGCGTGTACGGGTACATTGCGGTCATTAACCGTACAACTATCAGATCAATGCCAGAGATCTTCAGCCTCCGAGGCTGAAGAAATTTCTGCTTGCTTTGGTCGGGAATTGGGAGGTGGTTTAGGGCACGAAGCACATAGTGATCCCCGAGGTAGTCAGCAGTTCATTGTCTGATTAGGGTATTTGGGCGTGATTGCATTGGCATGGAGAAAACatgaaacaaacaaaaaacTGGCAGGGAGTTCACGCAGGCAGCTGATCAGGAGCGGTGTGGATTGGTGTGCCTCAAACAAATGCATCTTGCAGTTAGGGCCCTTACTGGACACCAGCCGGAACATTTGCTGAAAATAATTTGCCCATTTGCGGACACACTGCATATCAACTGGGGGTATGCCAGCAGAATGGCCGACGTGTCTCCACGCTATCGGGCCACGGAGAGCTTGCCctttatcttctttatgCAGCGCGAGGCTGAGCGTTGTGTCTGAGTGCGTTGATTGGCCACTAGTCCAGCACTGCATTTTGCTTGCATGTAATGTTTCTGGCAGACGATAGGCAGTGATGTCATCGAGTTTCATCAAATTTCCAGATGTCTTCTTCACATTAGCAGATACTGAGTCAGGTGCATAACGACAGTTACAAGGGGTGAACACATCTGGCGAACTCAACCTTCAAATCGGCCACATAAAGCCGAACATGGAGGCAGAGTTGAAGAGCAGCGACCGAAACTTCCGACATCAGGCATCAAGACAGCCTGTTAGGCTGCCCCTGAATATGTTGTCAGGAATAACTGTACTCATTTGTAGGCCGTATATCGCCATACATTGGGAATGGAAGGTTGCTTCTCCGCGGTTGCCGCGCAACGTTGGGGGGAGAATGTTATACATGCATGATATCATAGGTGCCCCGCCGCGAGCCCCGCCCTGACCCCACCTGTCAGTTGTTGTTTGCTTCGACACTTTGTTCCATATTCATTCTTCGGCACCCAAAACTCCTCAGCCGCTTCTTGAGGAACGCCCTACAACCTCCATACTAGCATGAAAGCGGACTGTAGGATATTTGGGCTCCCCGACCATCAGTCACGCGCACGCGATATATGGCTACCTTATCAGGGTATTGTGTGCTGGCAACCTTGCGGCGATGACATTAAAGATGTCGGGCCGAAGGCAGAAAAGATGGTCGAATACATGGAGTCCACAACTATAGCCAACATTCAAGAAACCAGTCACGATCACTCCCATTGTCAGGCCTTCAGTCATGGGTTCGGAGTACAGTGATGAGTATGATGGGTACGAATCCTCAAGTGTCGGCGACGAGCACGAAGATACTATCAATGAGATTGTTGCCGAGGTTGTCGATCAGTTTCTCACCGAATTCAGTAGACATCTCGGAATCCAGCAGCCCGAAAACTCATCACTATCGCGCTCGTTGGCGCCCAAGATACCGGAGACTGAGGAAGAGTATCGACAGTATGTCTGGGGTTACATCGAGCATTATCTCCAGTCGTATTACCAACCCGGGGATCCATACGTGGAGGAACTAGTGAAGAGTGCGGCTGTTCGTGCTAAGGATCTCACACAAAAATACGACTTGGAACCCGGAACCACGCCAAAGTTGGCCGTCATGGCCTTATATGACTTTGTGATCCTCTGCGGTACGCTTCTACCCCTCAACAGATCCCCTGTTTCCACACTAAGCTTTTGAGTTAGATGACAGCAGTTCAATGAAAATCAAAAGGGGTGCTCGTATACGGGCTCTCGAAGATACTTGTCAACGTGTTGCTGAAATTGCCAGCGCTATACAAGACCAGGACGTGTATCTTCGGTTTTTGAACAGCACAGATGACCGGCACCTGAATAAGCTGTCACTAACTGAGATCAGAAGCCATATGAAGAAGGTCAAATATTCTGGGTGGACGAGACTGGGAAACGCGCTGAGAACCAAGATTGTCCAGCCTCTCATTTTCGATCCATTGGAGAATGGCCTTTCTGTGAAGCCGGTCATTACTATCGTCATAACAGATGGACACGTGAGTTTTACCAATCTCCTGCAAAGTTGTCATTGGGCTAACCAGTACATGATTCACGTTAGCcagatggtgaggatgagaattGCTTTGGTGAGACCGTCTTGGAGTGCAAAAAGAGATTGACCCAGCTTTCCAAGCAGCCAGCGGGTGCAATATTTCTGATCTCACGGGTCGGCAATGATGCCAATGCAGAAAACTTTTTAAGTAATCTCAGGATGAACAAGGAGTTACAAGAGATGGTCTATTGTTGTCAAGATCAGCTGGATGAGCGGCGGGAGGTGTTCCGCAGAGCTGGCGGAGATAATCCATATTCTTCGTATGTAAGTATAACCCATCTTGCTTCTGCTCAATATAGCAACGTCACAATTTCTAACATCTTGGTACAGTTGATTAACTTATTCGTCGCTGCCCTGGATAGCCAGACTAAGTGAAGTAGGTTATAGTGACCTCTACCTTTTCGCATGAGAGTACATTCTTTGTAAATAATTCAAATCCAGACTGCCTTCTCGTATGTTACCGTATTTACATTGTAATGTATATTTAGAGGAACAGTCAAGTCACTACTAATCACCTGACAATGTATGGAAACCACaccggcttcttctgcagatGCAATGCAGCCGTAACTATGTCGCGAGGCCTGTGCTGCAGGAAGCTATCGCCCGAAACCACCTAACTCTGATGTAAATGTGATAAGTCGATCTTTAGTGTGTATGCTTAGCGGAAGCAGTAATTAATGTTAAATGGAtagttatatttactttCCGGagttatctatttatctatattcaCATCAAACTATGCGTATGATGCCAGAACGTAAATACTGAAAGGAAGACTTTTTTATGATGGCATTATAGTCTTTAGAATGGGGGTTTAACTTTTTTCTAGTGAACAATCATCTATCAGGATGACATTATGTTTAttactcttttcttcctaCCTCGATGTccaaatgaaaaagaaaaatataattactttgcTGGGCGTCAGCATTCCTGATATCTAGTAAACTTATGTCAAGGACATCATGCGATCATACAGTCTAACCAGTTATTATGACATAACAGATCATTCCGAATATTCACAGATATCACAATTATTTCAttaatatgatataataCAGACACTTCCATCTGAAAGTGTTAGTGGTCTGTACAACCGGAAGATGCCGTGCTATCTAGAACCAGCGTTTGTCTCACCTACGATTTTTCTCAAGTCTGGTTCAGTAGGTGTCATCGCACGCCTCTTATCTCGCTGCAACCTACACAAGACCATCAACATATTGGCTGACAACCTGCTACTCTTCTTCCTACACTTCAAAAGATGTCGAtaaccatccactcccaagTGGTCGAGCTTGACTGCTTAATACCTAGAGTCGTTGACTCCGAACGCGAAGGTATCCACTGCAGAAGTTTTCTTTTCAAATTCAAATACGCTCTGCTAACGCATGAATCAGATGGAGATGTCCAACAATTCATCCCCTGGGTCTTCCAACAATCAAACCTTATGGACTGGGACTGCACACAGAGCTGGCCGGAAGAAGAGCTTCTCTTCAAGACCTTGTTCGCTCAACTCGTCGACTATATAGAGGAGCAAGGACATGAAAATTTGATTTCAGAGATCTTGTGCAAGGAGACGGGGATAACCAATATTTTGAAACCCAGCGAGACAATCACGTTACCTAGGAAAAGTTGGAGGGTCGGTGACAGGTCGAATCATGTGCAGTTCCTCCACTTGCAGAGCCATGTTTTTGGCGACTTGATGCGAAGCATCTATAGTAGACTTGAGggtttggatgatgaagcaCCGAGGCTTGAGTAAGTGATACATATACTTTATATTGGATGGGTATAGTTAGCGTGATGGTAACATATCTCTAGTGCCTTACCATACCCACGTGACGTGAAATATGTAGTGGGGAGGTTGCAATATGCAGCTCGACTAGAGGGTAATATTCATGTTGGGACTCGAGCTGAATTTATACCGGTAGTCTCTTTTACTGGGGTAGGTTTAATGGTCACTCCTTATGAAAAGGTGGCTCTCTAATGGAATACAGTGGTACAAGGGACAAACTTGGAACGATCTTTTGACAGATACAATTTGCACTATGTTGGGGCATCTGAATATGAATCTGACACATAGCTCACATGGCGGGGTCCAGAGCCAGGAAGTCTTTGTTGTTGGCCTCCAGGGACCCTATCTTCATATATGCCGGGGATTCTTTCCGCGAGATCGGATTGCTAGGGTCTATCAACATGGATactcggatgaggaggagtttGGATTGGAGTTTACGCGGGGGTATAACCTATATCTCAAGGAAGATTGGCTTGAGGCTACACGTGCATTGAGCAGATTGCTTCGATATCTTCTTAGTGGAAAGGCAATGGTTGCGGCTGTGTACAGAAGGGagtaggatggatggagggggggatGTTTGGTGTCTTTAGATAGATTGGCTGGTTGGAGAGAATAGAGCGGCAAGTAGTCGAGCTAGCATCTTCAGAAGGCTATCAGGGGCTACTCTAGAAAGCGGATGTATTTATTGCCGCGAAACCCTAATATTTGACTCGCTCGTGCATTTTCCAGTTATGTATTCTCGCGAAATCGTAGCATAGACATGGCTAACTGCCATTTCGGCTCGAACAGTTCGACTAATCAGGGACAATGGAGAGCAGGGCGCGAGGTCATCTACTTTAGATGTGTTATCACCGGATGATTATCGTACGGCAACTCCTGTGCTCATAGCTCTTTATTGCCCTCACTTAAAGACATGCATGCCTGACAAagtttcttctttctttggtgATTGCGATCTCGAACATGAAGTGCGGGGATGGAACAATCACACTTGTATTGTACATGCCGACCGGAGACACTTATGAGCTAGTGGCAACGCAATGATGGTGTTATGACAGCGAAACTTCTTGCGCAAACGATATGAATACTCAATCTTGGCCTTTAACGCACCTCTGCTTGCTCATTGACAAGTAATTAAAGTCCAGAGCGAAGCAAGCACACCTGTGAGATCTCATAATACTTGTGGGACTGCTGGCCCGCCCAGGTGTGAGATGTGACATGCGGACCACCAAGACGTAAGCATAAGCACTAGTAAATCAGTACTCTCGGCACACCCAATCAGTGTTCACATATCTGAAATGCCAAAGTCAACTAGTCCTACATAAGTATTCGAGGTGCAGTTGATGCCTCTCACTGCACCAGGCTGTTCATGCATGCTGGAAGCCTAGAACACAACGCCCAGTCGCATTGCCTTGTCCCCCATTCTTGACAATTCAAAAGGGCCCCCAATCTGCCCCCCCGCCAACAGAGGGGACATTGCCAGATGATTAGCAGCAATCAGCCGCATTTAAATGatcccacccacccatcaaTCATGATTCATCAAGCTATGCATCCGTCGCAATGGCGCTCAACGTCTCTGTCTACGCGACCGTCGTAACGGTCCTGCTGGTACATTATTCTCTCGACCTTCTGATTTCTACTAGTGATTATGGACTAATCCGTTCCAGCTGCCCGTTCTCCTAGCAATAAAACGGCTCTActtccatcctctctcccGCTACAATGGCCCACGGCTCTGGGCGCTGACGCGACTCCCTTATATGCTCGCCTTTCGGTCGGGTCGACTAGCTCACGACATCAAAAGATTCCACGTTATATATGGCGATACTGTCCGCGTGGCTCCAGATGAGGTGTCATTCCTGGATCCCGATTGCATCAAAGACATCTACAGCCGTCGTCCCACCAACCCACATTACAAGGCGCTACCCAAGGATCCAATCCGCCAAAAGCCCCCACAACCTGGTCAGCCCGGCGACATTCTGgatgtggaagatgaagaccaCTCGCGTATTCGAAAAGCATATGCTCCCGCATTTAGTACACAGGCCTTGAACGCCCAAAAGCCACTGGTAACTTCATACGTCTTTAAAATGATCGCCCAGTTGAAGTCGCGGGCAAACAGCTCGGACCCATCGAGGAGAATAGTTGACCTTCAGCGATGGATCACTTACTGCACATTTGATATCATCTGTTCACTGAGCTTCGGGGAAGATTTCGGCTGCCTGGATAATGACAGTTACCACGAATGGGTCGGGATGGTGGTTAATTCCGTAAAAGGCAAAGTGCAGATTGCGGCTTTTCGCTTTTATCCATGGCTTTTTAACTATCTAGTTAAGAGCTTGCCAAAATCTGCCCAATTGATGGTGGAAAGACATCAGGCCATGACTAATGAAAAGGTCCAGAAGCGTTTACATACAGCAGTAGACCGACCGGATTTCTTCTCATACCTTCTCAAATCGAAGAACGAGCTGACAGAATCCGAGATGGAAATTAACGCGGGCACCTTTATCTTCGCAGGAAGCCATACACTCCAGTCCTCACTCACGGGGATCCTGTTCCATTTACTGAAGAACCCCGAAGCCCTGGCCAGGGTAACAGAAGAGATCCGAAGTAGTTTCCCAGATGAGAAAGATCTGGATGCGAACAAACTGTCTAAACTACCAATCTTGGATGCAGCCATCAAAGAGGGTATCCGACTAACCGCGCCTGTGCCGTTGGGAATTACAAGACTTATTCCCAGTGGGGGGCATACCGTGTGTGGAGAATTCTTCCCCGGAGGTGTAAGTGTCCATGACGCTTCCGAGAACCCCTCATACACAAAGCTAATGCATCAGCAATACAGACCAAAGTTTCATACAACTCATGGGCTGCAGGCGTATCCCACCGAAACTTTTCCGACCCCACCAATTTTCATTTGGAGCGGTGGTTGAACCCAGATGAGGGTCGCTTCGCAAACGATCGGCGCTCTGCGATACAACCATTCCTGCAGGGGCCGCGGGACTGTATTGGACAGAATCTGGCACGGTTGGAGATGTCGCTTGTCATCGGATATCTGATTTATCACTTCGATTTCGTATTACCGAATGGACGAGAGGCCCTGGGGGAATGGGAGGATCAGGAGACTTATGCTGTGTGGATGAAGTCACCTCTTATGGTGGAGTTGGTTGCGCGTTGATTTATTCTCATGACGAGAGGCGGGAGCAGGTTTGGATATACAGAAATGTTGGGTCCACAAAGCAGAGGATGGACTTGACTTGGTTGTGCAACATGAATATACGAATAGTACGTAGTTATGTTTGCAGCTCATCGTGGTCTGAATAAAGATGAGCGTGGTCTAGAAGGTTCACCGCTCGGCGTGGTCTAAAACCCCATAAAACTTGAATAGTTTCAGGATGCTTCTTAACCACGATGAGCTTGAAATATACAAAATCAACGAAGAGTCccctaatataaaaaaagtttaaatGGATATTTGATCGCTATAATGTCTCACAATGG
This genomic window contains:
- a CDS encoding ankyrin repeat protein (COG:S;~EggNog:ENOG410PXEU;~InterPro:IPR036465); the encoded protein is MGSEYSDEYDGYESSSVGDEHEDTINEIVAEVVDQFLTEFSRHLGIQQPENSSLSRSLAPKIPETEEEYRQYVWGYIEHYLQSYYQPGDPYVEELVKSAAVRAKDLTQKYDLEPGTTPKLAVMALYDFVILCDDSSSMKIKRGARIRALEDTCQRVAEIASAIQDQDVYLRFLNSTDDRHLNKLSLTEIRSHMKKVKYSGWTRLGNALRTKIVQPLIFDPLENGLSVKPVITIVITDGHPDGEDENCFGETVLECKKRLTQLSKQPAGAIFLISRVGNDANAENFLSNLRMNKELQEMVYCCQDQLDERREVFRRAGGDNPYSSYLINLFVAALDSQTK
- a CDS encoding cytochrome P450 (COG:Q;~EggNog:ENOG410PUDI;~InterPro:IPR001128,IPR002401,IPR036396;~PFAM:PF00067;~TransMembrane:1 (o6-23i);~go_function: GO:0005506 - iron ion binding [Evidence IEA];~go_function: GO:0016705 - oxidoreductase activity, acting on paired donors, with incorporation or reduction of molecular oxygen [Evidence IEA];~go_function: GO:0020037 - heme binding [Evidence IEA];~go_process: GO:0055114 - oxidation-reduction process [Evidence IEA]); the protein is MALNVSVYATVVTVLLLPVLLAIKRLYFHPLSRYNGPRLWALTRLPYMLAFRSGRLAHDIKRFHVIYGDTVRVAPDEVSFLDPDCIKDIYSRRPTNPHYKALPKDPIRQKPPQPGQPGDILDVEDEDHSRIRKAYAPAFSTQALNAQKPLVTSYVFKMIAQLKSRANSSDPSRRIVDLQRWITYCTFDIICSLSFGEDFGCLDNDSYHEWVGMVVNSVKGKVQIAAFRFYPWLFNYLVKSLPKSAQLMVERHQAMTNEKVQKRLHTAVDRPDFFSYLLKSKNELTESEMEINAGTFIFAGSHTLQSSLTGILFHLLKNPEALARVTEEIRSSFPDEKDLDANKLSKLPILDAAIKEGIRLTAPVPLGITRLIPSGGHTVCGEFFPGGTKVSYNSWAAGVSHRNFSDPTNFHLERWLNPDEGRFANDRRSAIQPFLQGPRDCIGQNLARLEMSLVIGYLIYHFDFVLPNGREALGEWEDQETYAVWMKSPLMVELVAR